The nucleotide window CCCTGAGACGGTGGGCCCACGGCAGGCTCCCAGCCCGCGCCCGGGGACTCTACGAGACGCAAGACATCGTGCAGGTTGCCCTGATGAACGCATTCAAGCATGTGAGGCGGTTCGAGAATCGCTACCGGGACTCGTTTCACATGTTCCTGCGCACCATCGTGTCGAACGAGATCCGCGGAGCGATCCGCAAGGCGAACCGCAGGCCGGCTACCGAGGAACTCGCGTACGATCTCGTGTCCCCGGATCCATCGCCGCTCCAGATCGCGATCGGGAGCGAGCTCTACGAACGGTACGAGAAGGCGCTCCCGAAGCTGAGCTCGGGGCAGCAAGAGGCAATCGTGTTGTTCGAGATGGGATTCACCTACAACGAGATTGGCCGGTTTCTCGACCTGGATGCGAACACGGCCCGCATGCGCGTCTCGCGGGCGATCGTGCGGCTGGCGCAACTGTTGGGCAGGTCTCGTGCCCACTGAGCGGAATTCGGGCGACGGACA belongs to Candidatus Eisenbacteria bacterium and includes:
- a CDS encoding sigma-70 family RNA polymerase sigma factor, with amino-acid sequence MRAATAPQDDPGWDRTEDLLAKVRAGDQRAENILFGRYYPALRRWAHGRLPARARGLYETQDIVQVALMNAFKHVRRFENRYRDSFHMFLRTIVSNEIRGAIRKANRRPATEELAYDLVSPDPSPLQIAIGSELYERYEKALPKLSSGQQEAIVLFEMGFTYNEIGRFLDLDANTARMRVSRAIVRLAQLLGRSRAH